The genomic interval AACAGAGCAGGAGGCGGAAGCCCAATCCCAGAAACTGCAGGAACTTGAGGCTCAGCACCGTGAGAGCGAAGGACGACTCAAACTCGAAGAAGACAAAATCAAGGAAAAGCGGGTCCGCCTGAACCGCATTCGCAATGAGCGTGAAATGCTCGCCGCTCAGCGAGAAATCGAGTTGATGCGGGAGGAAAAGGGCAAGCTGGAAGAGGGTACGCTGCTGCTGCTTGAACAGATAGAACAGGAGAACGAGGGCCTGAGCCAGAGCCGGACCCGCTTGGGGGAACTTCAGGTCCAGCACCGGCAGGAAGTGGAGCGGACAGACAGCCAAATCACGGGCTTGGAAGCTGAATCGCGCCGGCAGCGCGAGGAGCGCGTCGGTCTGATCGGCTCTCTTGACCCGACACTCCAGAGCCGTTACGAGCGCATTTTTGCCAAATGCGGCGGGCTTGCCGTGGTGCAGATCCAGCAGGGGACGTGTCAGGGCTGCCATATGCGGCTACCACCCCAGCTGTGCAATCAGATCCAGAGCAGTCAGCTTCAGCAGTCTGAAAAAATTTATTACTGTCCGCACTGTACGCGGATTATCTACTGGCCGCAGGCTGCCGAGGAGGAACACCAAGCCTGACCTGGGTCGTCAGTGTGAGAGGAGATTGCGTGGTCGCGGGCCTGCGTGCCAGGTCCGAGGAAAGTCCGGACTCCTTGGGATAGGGTGGCCGCTAACAGCGGCCGGCCGCGAGGCAGGGAAAGTGCCACAGAAAAGAGACCGCTGGAGCGGTCCTGGGATCGTTCTCAGCAAGGGTGAAAAGGTGAGGTAAGAGCTCACCAGGCTCCCGAGAGATTGGGGGTGCTGGGCAAACCCCACCCGGAGCAAGACCAAATAGGAAGGAGCCCGCTGGCGGGCAGGAGTCGCCCCACTCCGTCTTCCGGGTTCGGTCGCTGGAGCAGCACGGCAACGTGCTGCCAAGAGGAATGACCATGGTCCCGGTGCGTTACACCGGGGAACAGAATCCGGCTTACCGATCTCCTCTCCTCCCCCATCTCCCAGAGCGCCAGGGAAAGAACTCCATGCCAGACCAGAGCGTCCGCCCGACCCATGCCTTGCCCCGTCTCCTGTGCCTGTTGATCTGTGCGCTGTGTCTGGACCGACAAGCGGGTCTCCAGGCTGCCGAAAGCGCGGTCGTTGAGACCGTATCGGCCACGGCCGAGCAGATCTCTATCGCCCTGTCCGCCCCGGCCAGCTTTCGACAGGCGAGTCTCAAGGCCGACCCGAGCCATCACCGGCCGTACCGCTGCTATGTGGATATTGCCCCGGCCAGGCTGGGCGAGCGTGTCCTGTCAAGCCTGAACATCCGACAGGGGGAGGTCCAGCGTGTTCGGGTCGCCCAGTTCCGTCCGGATACCGCCCGGGTAGTACTCGACCTGGCCGCCGAGCGCGCGTGCCAGGTCCGCGTCCTCACCAAGCCGTACCGGCTCGTTGTGCGAGTCGCAAGAACCGAGCCCGTATCATCAGCATCGCCTATCCGGTTGGCGGCCGTTGCCGAGGTGTCGATCACCGATGCTCCGCCGTTTCGCGTCGTGAGCGCGTCCGATTCGCAACCCGGCGTGACGGTCTCGTCCGGCTCGCCGGCCGCACCGCCACCCGCCCCAGAGCCTGCTCCGACGCTAGAGCCCACCCCACCGGCCACTCCCGAGCCCGCACCACAGTCCGCTCCAGAGCCTGAGCCGGAGTTGGACCTTGGGCCAGCGACCGCTGCGGAGCCTCAACAAGGCCCGCTCATTCCCCTGGCCGAAGCCTACCGTTTAGCCGTACAGAATGAGGAGCGGATCAAGATCGCCAGCCATGAACTGGGCAAAGCCCGCCTGCTGCCGTGGCGCGCCCTGACCCATCTCACGCCCCGGGCCGATATTCAGGGCACGTATAGCCGGAATAAGGACGAGATCTCGTTTGTGTCGGATAACATTCTGCCGGAGGGAGCCGCCAGTTTCTTTTCGACCGGTTCTGCCATTCGCCCGCTGGAGCGCTGGACAGGGATCTTTCGGATCACCCAGCCCATATTAGAGCCGGCTTTTTTTGCCTCCCGCCAGCTGGGCAAGGCATCCGTTCGAGAGAGTGCCGAACGCTATGAGTTCACCATCCGGGAGGTCTTGTTCGGCGTTGCCCGGGCCTACTACGGCGCGCTGCGCTCCCAAGCCCAGATGCAGATCGTCCGAGACACCCTGGGCCTGACTCAAGACGAACTCCGTCAGGCCCAGGTCCGGTTTCGAGTCGGCGAAGTCACCAAGACCGACGTGCTGCGGGCCGAGGTCGCGGTTGAGCAGGCGCGCCGCCAGCTGGTGATGGACCACAACCGTTTGCGGCTGGCCTTCACGACCTTGGCCAGGGCGATTGGCGTCCCCGAGCCGCTCGGCGTCGCCCAGCCCGAGCCGGTTGCCTACAGCCCGGTGCCCTACGACCGGCTGCTGGACCAGGCCTACAGCCAGCGCCAGGATTTCCGTGCCCAGGAGATCGGGGTAGAAATTGCCACGCAGCGCAAGAATCTGGTCATCGCCCGCTATGCGCCACGGGTGAATGCCCGGTGGGATTTCCCTCGGCTGGACGCCGAGACCTTTGCCGAGCGGGACAAGTTCTGGACCCTGTTTCTGAACTTCGAGGTGCCGCTGTTTGATGGGGGGGCGCGGGAGTTGGACCTGCTGGAAGAAAACGAGCGGCTGGCTCAGGCCCAGCTGCGCGTCGATCAGTTGCGCAAGGAAATCCAGGTCGAGGTCAGAGGCGCCCTGCTGACCGTCGAAACGCTCGGCTCGACGCTCCAGACCCTGGAAAAAGAGGTCAGTCTGGCCCAGGAGAACTACACCATCACCTCAAAACAGTACCGCGTCGGCCTGTCCACCAGCCTGGATGTCAACACCGCCCTGAACGCTCTGAATCAGGTTCGCACCCAGCTGACCGATCAGACCTACGCGTACCAGATTGCCCTGCTGCGTCTCCAGCAGACGACCGGCGTGTTTGCCGCCGACTCTATGCCTCAGCGCTGACCGTTGACCAGGGTCATGAACTCTTCGCGGGTCGCCTGCTGACTGCGGAAGGCGCCCAGCATCGCACTGGTGGTGACAAGGGAGTTTTGTTTCTCGACCCCGCGCATGCGCATGCACAGATGTTCGGCGCGGATAATCACCCCCACCCCCAGGGGATCCAGCTCTTCCATGAGGGTGTTGGCGATCTGGGTCGTCAGCCGTTCCTGGACCTGCAAACGGCGGGAGAACACCTCGACCAGGCGCGGTATTTTGCTCAACCCGACAATGTGGTGTTTCGGAATATAGGCCACGTTGGCCCGACCGAAAAAGGGCAGGATGTGATGCTCGCACAGCGAGTAGAAATCAATGTCCCTGACCACGACCATTTCCTGATAGTCTTCCTCGGTGAAAATCGCCTGGCCGATGACCGCTCTGGGATCCTGGGCGTAGCCCTTGGCCAGGTATTCAAAGGCGCGGGCGACCCGGTAGGGCGTTCTGACCAGTCCCTCCCGGTCGGGGTCTTCGCCCATGTGTTCGAGAATCTTGCGAATCGTGTCTTCGAGGCCGCCGGTCGAGGCCGGGGAGGTGTTCTGCGCTGCGGCCTCGGGCTGGGGACTGTCTTTGAGTGCGGTCACACGCGGATTGCTCATCGAGGTCTTCTACTCCTTGTCGTGTAGCTTTACATCCGAAACACGCCGACCTGATGGTCGGCAATGGGGGCGTTCAGCGCCATGGCCAGGCTCAGCCCCAACACGGTCCGGGTCTCTTGCGGATCGAGAATGCCGTCGTCCCACAGGCGGGCGGTCGAATAGTAGGGGCTGCCCTCCTGTTCGTATTTGGCCAGGGTCGGCGCGCTGAAAGCCTGCTGTTCCTCATCGGTCATGGTCTCGCCCGCAGCCGCCAGCTGTTGCAGCTTGACCGTCAGCAGCACGCCTGCGGCCTGCTCGCCGCCCATCACCGAGATGCGTGAATTGGGCCACATGAACAGCAGCCGGGGCGAATAGGCGCGGCCACACATGCCGTAGTTGCCGGCCCCGTTTGAGGCGCCGATGATCACGGTGAACTTCGGCACCTGGGCGTTGGCCACCGCGTGGACCATCTTGGCCCCGTCTTTGGCAATCCCGCCCTGTTCGTATTTTTTGCCGACCATGAAGCCGGTGATGTTTTGCAGGAACAGCAGCGGTACCTTGCGCTGACTGCACATCTCGATGAAATGGGTCGCCTTGAGCGCCGACTCCGAGAACAACACCCCATTGTTGGCCACAATACCGACCAGATAGCCATGAATACGGGCGAAGCCGGTCACGATAGTCTGGCTGTAGCGGGGCTTGAACTCGTGCAGGCGGCTGCCGTCGACCAGGCGGGCAATGACCTCGTGCACATCGTACGGCACCCGGGTGTCGTGGGGGATCACGCCGTACAGTTCGGCCGGATCGTAGGCCGGGTCCTGGGGCGCCTCGCGGTCGAGCGGAAATTTCTCGGAACGGGGGAAATTCTCAAAAATCGAACGGGTGATGGCCAGGGCGTCCTCGTCATCCTCGGCCAGATGATCGGACACCCCCGAGATGCGGGTGTGAACGTCACCGCCGCCCAACTCCTCGGCCGACACTTCCTCGCCGGTCGCCGCCTTGACCAGCGGCGGGCCGCCCAGAAAGATGGTCCCTCGATTCTTGACGATGATATTTTCGTCGGCCATGGCCGGCACATACGCCCCGCCGGCCGTACACGAAC from Desulfurellaceae bacterium carries:
- the folE gene encoding GTP cyclohydrolase I FolE; the protein is MSNPRVTALKDSPQPEAAAQNTSPASTGGLEDTIRKILEHMGEDPDREGLVRTPYRVARAFEYLAKGYAQDPRAVIGQAIFTEEDYQEMVVVRDIDFYSLCEHHILPFFGRANVAYIPKHHIVGLSKIPRLVEVFSRRLQVQERLTTQIANTLMEELDPLGVGVIIRAEHLCMRMRGVEKQNSLVTTSAMLGAFRSQQATREEFMTLVNGQR
- a CDS encoding TolC family protein; the protein is MPDQSVRPTHALPRLLCLLICALCLDRQAGLQAAESAVVETVSATAEQISIALSAPASFRQASLKADPSHHRPYRCYVDIAPARLGERVLSSLNIRQGEVQRVRVAQFRPDTARVVLDLAAERACQVRVLTKPYRLVVRVARTEPVSSASPIRLAAVAEVSITDAPPFRVVSASDSQPGVTVSSGSPAAPPPAPEPAPTLEPTPPATPEPAPQSAPEPEPELDLGPATAAEPQQGPLIPLAEAYRLAVQNEERIKIASHELGKARLLPWRALTHLTPRADIQGTYSRNKDEISFVSDNILPEGAASFFSTGSAIRPLERWTGIFRITQPILEPAFFASRQLGKASVRESAERYEFTIREVLFGVARAYYGALRSQAQMQIVRDTLGLTQDELRQAQVRFRVGEVTKTDVLRAEVAVEQARRQLVMDHNRLRLAFTTLARAIGVPEPLGVAQPEPVAYSPVPYDRLLDQAYSQRQDFRAQEIGVEIATQRKNLVIARYAPRVNARWDFPRLDAETFAERDKFWTLFLNFEVPLFDGGARELDLLEENERLAQAQLRVDQLRKEIQVEVRGALLTVETLGSTLQTLEKEVSLAQENYTITSKQYRVGLSTSLDVNTALNALNQVRTQLTDQTYAYQIALLRLQQTTGVFAADSMPQR